In Pseudomonas fluorescens, a genomic segment contains:
- a CDS encoding transketolase family protein, translating to MASEHLASVMVDAFIAAVDAGLDVVPVVSDSTSTAKIGPFAQRFPERLINVGIAEQSLVSVAAGLALGGKIAATCNAAPFLISRANEQIKVDVCYNQANVKMFGLNAGTSYGPLASTHHSLDDISVMRGFGNVQIFAPADARECRQIVDYALRYHGPVYIRLDGKALPDVHEGDYQFVPGQVDILRQGADVSIVALGSVVHEAVDAAALLAEQGIQAQVINLSSIRPLQRDVLLSALRGTRAVISVEEHNINGGVGSLVAEVLAEAALGIPLIRLGIGDGEYAAAGAREPTRALHNIDAAGIVAAATRLR from the coding sequence ATGGCGAGTGAACATTTGGCGAGCGTCATGGTGGACGCGTTTATTGCCGCCGTCGATGCCGGGCTGGACGTGGTGCCGGTGGTCAGTGACTCCACCTCTACGGCCAAGATCGGCCCGTTTGCCCAGCGCTTTCCCGAGCGTCTGATTAACGTCGGCATTGCCGAACAGTCCCTGGTCAGCGTCGCTGCGGGCCTGGCCCTGGGCGGCAAGATCGCCGCCACCTGCAATGCGGCGCCATTCCTGATTTCCCGCGCCAATGAGCAGATCAAGGTCGACGTCTGCTACAACCAGGCCAACGTCAAGATGTTCGGCCTCAATGCCGGCACCAGTTACGGCCCGCTGGCCAGCACCCACCACAGCCTCGACGATATCTCGGTGATGCGCGGCTTTGGCAATGTGCAGATTTTCGCCCCGGCGGATGCGCGTGAATGCCGTCAGATCGTCGATTACGCGCTGCGCTATCACGGCCCGGTGTATATCCGGCTCGATGGTAAGGCCCTGCCGGATGTGCACGAGGGCGACTACCAATTCGTGCCTGGGCAGGTGGATATCCTGCGCCAAGGCGCGGATGTGAGCATCGTGGCCTTGGGCTCGGTGGTGCATGAAGCGGTAGATGCGGCCGCATTGCTGGCGGAACAGGGCATCCAGGCGCAGGTGATCAACCTGTCGTCGATCCGGCCCTTGCAGCGCGATGTACTGCTCAGCGCCTTGCGCGGCACGCGCGCGGTGATCAGTGTGGAAGAGCACAATATCAACGGCGGCGTCGGCAGCCTGGTCGCCGAAGTGCTGGCCGAAGCTGCATTGGGTATTCCCTTGATCCGCCTGGGCATTGGCGATGGTGAATACGCCGCCGCCGGCGCCCGCGAACCGACGCGCGCCTTGCATAACATTGATGCGGCTGGGATCGTGGCGGCTGCCACTCGGTTGCGGTGA
- a CDS encoding transketolase, which yields MNAFQYDAHQIKEQARLIRRHVIRLNADSPAGGHTGADLSETDILATLYFRILNTGPERTEDPERDIYIQSKGHGVGGLYCCLAQAGYIPTEWLPTYQHFNSHLPGHPVRQKTPGIELNTGALGHGLPVAVGLALAAKMSGSKKRIYVLTGDGELAEGSNWEAAMAAAKYGLDNLFVIVDKNKLQLAGLTAEIMPLDPLDVKWAAFGFSVSECDGNDVGQLIEALETMQTKTGAPQVLIAHTIKGKGVSFIEARPEWHHRVPKGDEINAALEELNHGE from the coding sequence ATGAATGCCTTCCAGTACGACGCCCACCAGATCAAGGAACAGGCCCGCCTGATCCGTCGCCATGTGATCCGCCTGAATGCCGACTCACCGGCCGGCGGTCACACCGGGGCTGACTTGTCGGAGACCGACATCCTGGCCACCCTGTATTTCCGCATCCTCAACACCGGCCCGGAACGTACCGAAGACCCGGAGCGGGATATCTATATCCAGAGCAAAGGCCATGGCGTGGGCGGTTTGTACTGCTGCCTGGCGCAGGCAGGCTACATCCCCACTGAGTGGCTGCCGACCTACCAGCACTTCAATTCCCACTTGCCCGGCCACCCCGTACGGCAGAAAACCCCCGGCATCGAACTCAATACCGGCGCGCTTGGGCATGGTCTGCCGGTGGCCGTGGGCCTGGCGTTGGCGGCGAAAATGTCCGGCAGCAAAAAACGCATCTATGTGCTGACCGGCGACGGTGAGCTGGCCGAAGGCTCCAACTGGGAGGCGGCGATGGCGGCGGCCAAGTACGGTCTGGATAACCTGTTTGTGATCGTCGACAAGAACAAGCTGCAACTGGCGGGGTTGACCGCCGAGATCATGCCGCTGGACCCGCTGGACGTGAAATGGGCCGCCTTCGGCTTCAGCGTCAGCGAGTGCGACGGTAACGATGTGGGCCAATTGATCGAGGCCCTGGAAACCATGCAGACCAAGACCGGCGCGCCCCAGGTGCTGATCGCCCACACCATCAAAGGCAAGGGCGTGTCGTTTATCGAAGCCCGTCCCGAATGGCACCACCGCGTGCCCAAGGGTGATGAAATCAACGCGGCACTGGAGGAGTTGAACCATGGCGAGTGA
- a CDS encoding ABC transporter permease: protein MDAKAIVQHPAELKPPPRPRLVKLLPSNIGGPLIGLVLLVLVFSFSSEFFFSLRNGLNILDQVTVLGILAIGMTAVIVIGGIDLSVGSVLAFSMMMLGWLYQDQAVPLGFAIPISIASGMLAGLVSGGLITYAKLPPFIATLTMMSVARGLANILTEGRQIVGYPDWFTSLATVRHFGFLSATVGLFLVMLVVAWVFLRFRAGGRNLYAMGGSPEVARLSGIKVRAITLWVYAISGALAGIAAVTLAARLDSSQPSAGLSLELDAIAAVVIGGASLSGGVGSIGGTLVGVLIIGVLRNGLNLLGVSPFIQQVVIGVVIALAVTIDTLRRRSSTAR from the coding sequence GTGGACGCCAAAGCTATTGTCCAGCATCCGGCCGAACTCAAGCCGCCACCCCGCCCACGTCTGGTGAAACTGCTGCCCAGCAACATCGGCGGCCCGCTGATCGGCCTGGTGCTGTTGGTGCTGGTCTTCTCCTTCAGCTCTGAATTCTTCTTTTCGTTGCGCAATGGCCTGAACATCCTCGATCAGGTCACCGTACTGGGCATCCTGGCGATTGGCATGACGGCGGTGATCGTGATCGGCGGCATCGACCTGTCGGTCGGCTCGGTGCTGGCCTTTTCAATGATGATGCTCGGCTGGCTGTATCAGGATCAGGCCGTGCCGCTGGGCTTCGCGATTCCGATCTCGATTGCCAGCGGAATGCTCGCCGGGTTGGTGTCCGGTGGGTTGATCACCTACGCCAAGCTGCCGCCCTTTATTGCCACGCTCACCATGATGTCGGTAGCCCGTGGCCTGGCAAATATCCTCACCGAAGGCCGGCAGATCGTCGGCTACCCGGACTGGTTCACCAGCCTGGCCACGGTGCGCCACTTTGGTTTCCTCTCGGCCACCGTGGGGCTGTTCCTGGTGATGCTGGTGGTGGCCTGGGTGTTCCTGCGCTTTCGTGCCGGTGGCCGCAACCTCTACGCCATGGGCGGCAGCCCGGAAGTCGCGCGGCTGTCGGGCATCAAGGTGCGTGCGATTACTTTGTGGGTGTACGCCATCAGCGGTGCCCTCGCCGGTATCGCCGCCGTGACCCTCGCCGCACGCCTTGATTCTTCGCAACCGAGTGCCGGGCTGAGCCTGGAACTGGACGCCATCGCCGCCGTGGTGATTGGCGGCGCCAGCCTCAGTGGCGGCGTCGGCAGCATCGGCGGCACCCTCGTCGGCGTGTTGATCATTGGCGTGCTGCGCAATGGCCTCAACCTGCTGGGTGTTTCGCCCTTCATTCAACAAGTGGTGATCGGTGTGGTCAT